TACGATCAGCTTATCCGAGATCGCATCATACATTTGTATATAACCAGCCTCTGCTGTTTCGACAATCTTCAATGCAGATTGCATAATTTTTTTAAGTACTTCATCCAATTCAAGTGTCGAATTAATTGCGCGAAAGCTTTCCATTAGATTCACCACATGGTTTTGGGCTTTTTGATTTTCCCTACTTAATTGTTTGAGCAACGCCTCATTTTGTTCCATTCATTCTCCCCCTTGTTGAATTCAACAACTTTCTCTCCATAACTTTGTTTGTCTGCACATGTGCACGACATTTCTGAAATTATATAATATTCAATAAATATTGAATATAGAAAACGCTTACTTTTTCTTGATTAAACAATTATCATACTCGAAAAATTGTTTATTCCAATCGTTTTCTTATATTCATATAGCTACATTCACATTGGATGAGTAAATTTCAGGGGGAGGTTATTTATGAAAAATGAACAAGTTCCTAATAAAAAGAGGCACATAATACTTTCACTGCTATTTTTAGGATGGTGTTTATCCTATCTTGACAGAATGGCAATGAATGTCGGAATTGTGGAAATTGCAAAAGACTTTAATCTTAGTCCGTCTGTAATGGGTGTTGTACTGAGTAGTTTTTTTGCCGGTTATGCATTAATGCAATTACCTGGGGGGTGGCTTGCCGATAAATTCGGTTCCAGAAAGGTCATTGTGATCTCCATTGTTTTATGGTCTTTATTTACCGTTTTTACCGGCATGGCCTGGTCTTTAATGTCGATGATTATTATTCGTTTCATGTTCGGTCTTGGTGAAGGCGGATATCCTGCTGCAAGTTCAAAAGCAATAGCAGATGTCTTTCCAAAGAAAGAACGGACAAGTGCCCAAACGATCATGATGTCATCGAATTCACTTGGAGGTGTGATTGCTCCTTTAATCGCCACCCCGTTACTTGTATGGATCGGCTGGCAAAACCTCTTTTTCGCGATTGGAATTTTAGGTCTCTTTGTTGCAGCCCTACTCTGGTATTATTTAAGTCCGCAAAATATGCAGGTAGAACTAGTTGAGGAAGAAACAGTCCAAAAAGCATCCTTTAAAGATGTGTTAAAAATTCCTACAAGCTGGCAGTTGGCCATTATGTGGTTTGGCGTAAGTACGGTCATTTGGGGGCTTATCTCATGGATGCCGCCATATCTTGTAGATGTGAGAGGCCTTGATTTGATGTCGATGGGGATGCTGACATCCATCCCGGCTCTGGCTGGTGCTATAGGAGTTATCGTCGGCGGGCAGCTGATTAAATCTTTATTAATGGGAAAAGAGAAATACCTTGCGATTATAAGCTTCATCATCATGATCGGATCTCTTTATTTATTATTCAATGCGCCGTCAGTCACTCTCGTTATTATTTACCAATCCATCTGTATGCTTTTCCACGGACCAATTGTAGCGATCATCTTCAGCCTTCCGCATAAATTATTCTCGAAAAATGTGATTGGGTCAACTTTTGGAATGATTAATCTTGGCGGAATGATTGGAGCATTCCTCGCACCAATGGTTATGGGCTATTTAATTGAAGTATTTGATGGAATTTATGCCTCTGCATTTCTGTACATCATTGCCTGTGCCGTTTTAGGAATCATCGCTGCAGCCGGTCTAAAACCGAATCGACCTACTTCGGGCGGAAGAAAGCAGGAAGCTCAAAACTTAGAAACGATTTAAATACCGAATGGACATGCATTGATCAGCCATGTCCATTTTATAAATAGGGAGATTATCAAATGTTATTAGACAATTTAATGAAAAGATTAGATGAAAAAAAGGATCGCATTATTGAAATCCGCCGCTATCTCCATGAACATCCGGAGCTTTCCTTTCAAGAAGAGCAGACAGCCAAGTATATTCAGGAGTTTTATGTTGATGTTCCGGTCAATTCAGTTGAAACAAACTTTGGGGGCGAACGTGGTGTCGTTGTAACGATTCAAGGGGCAAAACCAGGAAAAACAATTGCCATTCGTGCTGATTTCGATGCGTTGCCAATCCAGGAAGAAACCGGTCTGCCTTTCGCTTCAAAAAATGAAGGGGTCATGCATGCATGTGGGCATGACGGTCATACAGCCTATATGCTCGTTTTGGCGCAAACGTTGGCGGAGTTTAAAAATGAATTAAAAGGTACGATTAAAGTAATTCATCAACCCGCTGAAGAAGCGCCTCCAGGTGGTGCGATCGGAATGATC
This portion of the Solibacillus isronensis genome encodes:
- a CDS encoding MFS transporter, whose translation is MKNEQVPNKKRHIILSLLFLGWCLSYLDRMAMNVGIVEIAKDFNLSPSVMGVVLSSFFAGYALMQLPGGWLADKFGSRKVIVISIVLWSLFTVFTGMAWSLMSMIIIRFMFGLGEGGYPAASSKAIADVFPKKERTSAQTIMMSSNSLGGVIAPLIATPLLVWIGWQNLFFAIGILGLFVAALLWYYLSPQNMQVELVEEETVQKASFKDVLKIPTSWQLAIMWFGVSTVIWGLISWMPPYLVDVRGLDLMSMGMLTSIPALAGAIGVIVGGQLIKSLLMGKEKYLAIISFIIMIGSLYLLFNAPSVTLVIIYQSICMLFHGPIVAIIFSLPHKLFSKNVIGSTFGMINLGGMIGAFLAPMVMGYLIEVFDGIYASAFLYIIACAVLGIIAAAGLKPNRPTSGGRKQEAQNLETI